GTGTCCTCTCTGTTTTAGGCTGCGGCTTGGGCGCCAATGCACAACTTTCTCCCAACTTCTATGGAGCCCGTTGCCCTAGACTTCAAATCATCGTGCGAGACGCCATGAGGCAAGCTGTGATTAGGGAGCCACGTCTTGGTGCCTCTATTCTTCGCTTGTTCTTCCATGACTGCTTTGTTAACGTACGGACAAATCCCATTAATTTCATGGCTTCCTTtcttatttataaattatacatacatgcatatatTAACGaggaaattaatatatattctcATTTTGCAGGGCTGCGATGCATCACTTCTACTGGATGACACGCCCTCCTTCACAGGCGAAAAGAATGCTTTCCCCAATAGAAATTCAGCCCGGGGTTTCGAAGTTATCGACGCCATTAAAACTCGTGTCGAAGCTGCCTGCAATGCTACTGTTTCTTGTGCCGACATTTTAGCACTTGCAGCAAGAGATGGAGTCGTCTTGGTATAATTACTACCCACTTAATTAATTCTCCTTCTTATTCAGTCACATCTgtgttatattattttaaaagaatcagttaattttgttgaaatattcttaaaattatttataaagccCGGTAACACTTAACACTCATGAACGTTTTTATAAACCGTCAAATTTTTATGTGagctacttattttttttaatattagatTGCGTTTAGTATTgcaatttcataaataaaaattgtagaaaattaaatatttgagattatgtttttaaaaaattgcgatttgaaattgtaaaaaatttatattttcaaatcataaatAAGGACGCAGAAtttaaaaagctaaatgtaattttaaaggccaaatttAACttcagtttttaaaatcacacattttaaaatcatactttttgAAACCGAAAATTCAAACGGATCATAAAATAAGGGtgtttaattataatattcaataacaaattaattaatatatttattttaatttgcatTTTACTTTTAGCTGGGAGGACCCTCGTGGACAGTGCCACTGGGGCGGAGAGACGCCAGGACAGCTAGCCAGAGCGCAGCCAACGACCAACTTCCGTCTCCGTTTGCCGACCTTGGAATCCTCATCTCTAAATTCGCGGCCAAAGGGCTAAATGCCCGCGACATGACCGCGCTCTCTGGTGGCCACACGATAGGCCTAGCCCGATGCACCACATTCCGGACCCACATATACAACGAAACCAACATTGACCCAAACTTTGCCACGACCCGAAGGGCCAGCTGTCCGGCTTCCGGCGGTGACGATAATTTGGCCCCGCTTGACTCGCGGACTTCCAACCGGTTCGACAACAGCTATTACAGGGACCTTGTGGGTAAACGCGGGCTTCTTCATTCGGACCAAGAGCTTTTCAATGCAGGCTCCCAGGATGCTCTGGTTAGGACCTATAGTAATAACGTTGCAGCTTTTGCTTTTGACTTTGCTGCTGCGATGCTGAAGATGAGCAAAATTACCCCGCTCACCGGGACTGACGGGGAGATTAGAGGGAATTGCAGGGTGGTTAACTGATCCTGATCATCACCTTTTAATAATTAAGGTCTAGCTAGCTTGGTCGGTCCATAATGGACGGGATTTTAATACTATTAATTTTGGTATTTGTAATTGTTGGGCCGAAAAAAAGGCAACCCCATGTAATATGGAGTTTTTGGGAAAAAGTCCCACAAACTATCAGTTGTTTGCAATATACTttcttaatattcaaaaaatattaaagtagtctcttaaattaccaaaatgtataaaaaaggccaattattttttaaaattcctataatacctctattcttttaacaaataaaataataaaataattgtaaaaaaataaaaaaaaacatcagtgaaaaatacaaaaaacaaaccaatgggcgaataaatatatatatatatatatatatatatatatatatatatatatatatatatttttaagaaataattaattagtcattatagttggcctaaattacaaattgcttcatgtcgtgttaaagtaaaaacaatgagcgaataaaaaaaaatttaaaacaaaatttgactctaaggactaaattgtttttttttgaaatatctcaagaaccgCACCTtcgattttactttaatatgacATGAATAATCATTGTAGTNNNNNNNNNNNNNNNNNNNNNNNNNNNNNNNNNNNNNNNNNNNNNNNNNNNNNNNNNNNNNNNNNNNNNNNNNNNNNNNNNNNNNNNNNNNNNNNNNNNNNNNTTTTttgtacaattattttatttgttaaaagaataggggtattataggaatataaaaaaaataagtagccTTTTTGAtactttttggtagtttgagagttactttagtaccttttgaacattaaagGTTATATTGCATACAACTGACAGTTTGAgaggctttttttatatttttttttatgagttttatatatatatatatatatatatatatagaaaattgaAGTGTTATAAAAAGGCACGTGAAACTATCAATCTTCTTGTCATATACAACAAACAACGGTAAATAATTTACAtaaatacaattaattatacagacaaattgaaattttatacaaataaaaaatataggcAAGAAATGAAACATGGGCCCGTGAGATTTTTCGGAGTTGAATAACCAAGGAAAAATAGACTTCAATTATCATCATCGGTTAGAGGTGACAAAATGGGTACCTGATACGACCCAATTACGACCCGTGAATACTCATGATATCTGcactatttttcttcttctagatcAGTTTTCATACAAATGAAGAAGCTTCCACAAGAATATTAATGAGAAAGCTAAAGTGCCCGCAACATGTATAAAATGATGCAGAAGATTGATGCACACCTTAGGCACTAGGtgggataaaattaaaattaaaattaaaatatgtgatACCACAAATATACATTGATGACTCATTACAATCATAACAGATGATCAAGAATGCCTCCAATTCTTGCtagaaaaaataggaaaaatattgaaGAGGTCTCTATTCCCTAAGATTTAACCTTTTATCAAAACAGtccttaatgtttaaaattaaacaaatcactCTTTAAGACATGCTCTGCTATCAAATTGCTCCCTTCATACATCTATTGTAGCGCACCGGAATTtccaaagttatttaaatagattattttgatgatgatgttattttgatattcattttagccaatgattttaattcttgagaaatttatggtATTACATATAGtgataattagagaatggtaattggtgaaataatagaatagtaaatggtaggaagaATAGTATTGGCAGGTAGAACAGTAAAGGAAGGTAGAATAattaatggtaggtataatagtatagGTATAGTAAagggagggtagaattgtagatgaACAAAGGTacgtataatagtgttggtagatgaaatagtaaaatgatagtagaattgtagatggataaatgtaggtataatagtgttggtagatgaaataataaaatgagggtagaattgtagatggataaataaaggtataatagtgttggtagatgaaATAGTAAATTGatggtagaattgtagatggataaatgtaggtataataatGTTGATAGatagaatagtaaaatgagagtAGAATTGTAAatagaaggtagaatagtatttggtgtttttcctatatatagaGCTCTTTCCCTTCACAATTTCACCGCTCCTCTcacttctcttccacatattcttccttcttccgttttctactcgatctttcttctttctgaaagtgtttacacaaaacagagagagaaagtgagagacaaagcgttgcaagaaagaaagaacacgagagagaatggacttgagaaattagtttcaaaatatatactagtggtgttagtcagatttgAGCAACTAGATCATTTAGACcactttttagcttcagtctagaggtaagtaaattcactaccccttctaaaattactttatgtcatgctatttattcattcttgtatcaaactataaatgattattttatttacctgtcatgaaGCTATGTTGCATACATGAaggatttttaaaagaattatttataaagtttctatttctttaaacgctttctaagcaCAAcgagtttatatttggaaaagtttttattttgaaaaaaaaaaaaaagttgagaaatgatgatgattataagaaagaaaaatgatgataaaccctcctacatgttgccctacgatgcatcaaaagaagtacaaagaaaagtacaagaaatgagttaaatatttatacaatgagggcacatgtatggaggagagtatttttggccccaagataagtaaggatgagaggagttcggtaccgatactcggatggaggcgaaaccactaaaggaggctatgcaagaaggtggtattccatcaatatgaccgttgagtgcaccaagaaagagttaattgacggtcgggcatgactgaggccacagttcagtgtcatattcacaaggacccgcaaccctcgtacacaggggtaacagtgtacatgagccataatatgaaaaaatgacaatataatttcaacgatgatatactatgatgatttacaatgatgatttataatgatgcattatgatgataatttataaagatgatttatgacgatgatttattactagatgtaatagtatgtatatgctacgggagatgcaaccgtacatgcatgtattattatggctggatgtatatttatttgtgaaaacgattttcaaaattgagaacaaggagtaaaactacttatggttgtggattttacttgctgagCCCCTTTGgactcattcagttttatttcttgtttttaggtagaaaggacgctggaataggaggccggaatggggtcgggaataattattaactttcaaaatcttttcatatcagttattgtaataatatgatattccgcaactaaagtttaatattttctaatttcgcttgtaataaaatctcttgaagaatgttttatacatttatcgtatcctttaaaatcaagtactctaatagaccttatagatctttgcaaaaatgtttgttgtaaaataagaaaagtggcaaattcAACCTTAACGGGCTGAAGATGTTACATCTATAGTCATCGatacctcataaagcataaagtctaagtatggacaaaactaaaatttctatttcaaaatgatcaaaatatgaatgagattgaggagtaaaatgtgtcaacatttctatcatagcaataaagaaaaagacaattaaaaaaaaaaaaaaaaagctaactaaaacaaaataataaagaaaaaaaaaacaaaacaaaactcaaaactacatcaacattagattcataattcattacaaaatgCAAATTAGGTTCCCCTAGGCCAATGGCTATTATGCCACTTTACTTGAAGTTTTGAAGGATCCATGAAGGCATCCATGATCCACCCATGTAATCAAAGTCCAAATATATGAATTATAAAACACTACAAAATACAAATATGatcattttaagaaatattaatagattgtACTCCAGATGAATTTGAAATGTCACaggaaattttcaaaacatcatcttctttgccatccaagtccaacttcatttgtgcgagttctatatcaaaaaataaaaagaattagtgttattttattatagtgtagtaaaaaattatacaagtaaacgaataaattaaatatgcaaataactaatattacggTATTACCTTCAtctccatataaccaatctATAGTGCAAACTAATGCCTCAGCAATATCAGGCTTGAGTGAGCTCCTATATTGACCAATCACACATCCACCAGTGCTAAAAGTGGATTCTGAAGCAACAGTAGAAACATGAATACCCAAAACATCACGAGCCATAGGAGCTACTTCAGGATAgcaaaattaatttcctttccaaaatgaaaggatatcAAATGTATCATCCAAATCCACAGACCGTTCCTCCAAATAAATGTCCAATTGATTCTTTTTGAAATTAATATCATCTCCAGCAAATGTTAAATAGTCCTAcatgaaatagagagaatataaacataaagaattaagagtatatatatatatacttgggaCCGCCGAACAATTATGGAGCTTGAACTTGAAGTATTAGAAGAagcactatactccataaaaaggtCCTTTATTTTCCCACGAACATTCTCGAACTGTATAGAATCCATAACTTCATAGATTTtcgtatagtaataatttacaagatgaagcttgtaacgaggatctAATATAACTGCTATGGCCAACACTGCACTTAATTctaaccaatatttctcaaatttagagatcatttgagttgccattaatctcttatgctcatcttcactcacaagGTCTTCCTTCAAGGATACATAAATCATGGCAATAACGGGAAATTATAAGTTGTCAGTGGGATACTTAGTACCAGAAAAAACACATGTAGCTTCGTAAAAGCAAGCTAAGAAACTACTGATATCACCCACCTTTTCCCACTCAAGTGCAGTAGGACAATGCggcttatagtttgaattagtcatctccaaataactaaaagcactcctatagtgaatagcactctcaagcataagatagGTAGAATTCCATCTGGTTAGCACATCTTGTTTAAACCCCTTATGACTGTCTaatgacatttgatttaccGCATgcagaaatttttgttttcgccCTTGTGATCCCCTAACATACTTCATGCTATCTTGAATCTTCTCGATAGCATCATCGATTTCTTTTAATCCATCTTGCACaattaaattaagaatatgggcacaacaacgcatatgaaagAACTCACATTCACAAAGAATGACTTTCTTAATGTTCAGTGTTTGCTTTAATAAGTCAACACAACGATCATTAGCAGAAGCATTGTCCAATGTTATAGTaaaaatcttgttctcaatccTCCACTCTTGTAACAAatcatatatcttttctttcaaagaaacaccatcatgtggtgggggcataaatgaaaagtttaacacccttttagttaatacccaatctttgttaataaaatgtgcagtaaggCACACATACCCATCAGTTGTCAAAGAAGTCCACATatcagatgttaaacaaatcctcccaggacaagcatgcaacatagatttaatcatttctttctccctcataTGCATCTTAACCAAATTTGCCTTAGTAGTATTTCTAGATATAGATGGTACATCACCACGCAAGTACTGATGTAATTGtcttacaccatcatattcaacaaatgaaaaaggcaaatcatgcttaataatcaaagcaaccaacaattctatatatattttgggatcAAATTTAGAGTCACTTACTGACAGAGATCCTGCTTTCCTAGTTAAGAGCATCTGCCCAACATCACAAGTGTTTGCCCTCCCGAAAACTTGAATGTGTTTTCTCAAATTCCCAGTTCCATATGAACTTCGAGCCTTGTATTTATTAccacatgtcttgcattttgcccatacCTCCGGGTCATTTGGATCCGCATTAGGAATGACATCATAAAATTGTCAAACAGTTGAGGTCTTCCTccgcttctttccctttttattaCTCCCAGTCCTCACAGAAACAGAGTCATCTTGTAGTGAATGTAATTCGACCACATCGTCGTCAATGTCGAATGCATCTTCAACAAGTTTTTCAATATTCATCTACACACATAATCATTAGTTAAAGTATATGACTATATGCTATATAactataaattgaatatttaagaataaattaaaagccaTATATagctaagtgaaataaaattctatgtgaaataaaataatccaaaGCAAACAAATTATCTATATGTCCACTTATGCAAATTCTAAGTGAAAtaaatttcaagtgaaataaaattcTCTGTATGCCCACTTATAGAAACAAATTCTCATAGACGCTGTGTCTAGAAGTTTACTCTTTAAACATATGTACATATTCCAATAATTCCTCCTAAACCTTAATAAATTATAGTAACTCACCCCCTTGTTATCACAAGCACTAGGAATGCCCAAAATACAGATGTTTGTACTAGCTAGGtgagaatttatatataaacatgtccTTCATGCAGATCATGAGAGTGCATCCTCTCcaaatatgattcaaaaatacagTAATTAAGTACAGAAAAAGAATATGTACAAAAAACAGGTGTCGAAAAATAACCCCACACAGAACTTAATTAAGGGATAAACACGATGACTACCTATTTGGGCATTTTCACAAACACCTTCCTGGTACATTTAACTCCATCAACCAACGGAACCCATGGATAAAGCCAGACCAAGGCttgggaggggggagggggggcaaACTAAACGAACTAGTTTGCAATAGAATCAAGTAAGGCATGAGCATCTTCCACGaaattcatcaaaaacaaataaacaaaagctAAGTATTTCAATAATACAGCTTGGCAATTACAATCATCCTACCTTAAAGACAACACTCACATCCAATTACATAaatagagactagagagagtaaGAGACATATTGCCATACCAGAGACAGAGAGGCGCGACTGACAGCGAGGAGGCGTGGCTGACGGTGACGGTGACTCGGTGAGGACAGTGAGTCGGTGACGGTGAGGATGCCTTAGCCCTTGCTAATGCCTAACGGCAACGGTGAGGAGGGaaacttgagagagagagagagagagagagagctNNNNNNNNNNNNNNNNNNNNNNNNNNNNNNNNNNNNNNNNNNNNNNNNNNNNNNNNNNNNNNNNNNNNNNNNNNNNNNNNNNNNNNNNNNNNNNNNNNNNCAAGCCTTAGTCTGGCTTTATTCATGGGTTCTGTTGGTTGGTGGAGTTAAATGTACCAGGAAGGTGTTTGTGAAAATGCCCAACTAGGTAGTCATTGTGTTTATCCCTTAATTAAGTTCTGTGTGGGGTTATTTTTCGACACCTATTTTTTGTACATATTCTTTTTctgtacttaattattgtatttttgaatcatatttgGAGAGGATGCACCCTCATGATCTACATGAAggacatgtttatatataaattctcaCCTACCTAGTACAAACATCTGTATTTTGGGCATTCCTGGTGCTTGTGATAACAAGGGGGTGAGTTACTATAAtttattaggatttaggagGAATTATTGGAATATATACATATGTTTAACGAGTAAACTTCTAGACATAGCGTCTGTGAGAATTTGTTTGTATAAGTGGGCATACAGAGAATTTTATTTCActtggaatttatttcacttagAATTTGCATAAGTGGGCATATAGAGAATTTGTTTGCtttggattattttatttcacttagctATATAtggcttttaatttattcttaaatattcaatttatagtTATATAGCATATAGCCATATACTTTAACTAATGATTATGTGTGTAGATGAATATTGAAAAACTTGTTGAAGATGCATTCGACATTGACGACGATGTGGTCGAATTACATTCACTACAAGATGACTCTGTTTCTGTGGGGACTGGGAGtaataaaaagggaaagaagcggAGGAAGACCTCAATTGTTTGGCAATTTTATGATGACATTCCTAATGCTTATCCAAATGACCCGGAGgtatgggcaaaatgcaagacatgtggTAATAAATACAAAGCTCGAAGTTCATATGGAACTGGGAATTTGGGAAAACACATTTAAGTTTGCGAAAGGGCAAACACTCGTGATGTTGGGCAGATGCTCTTAACTGGGAAAGCAGGATCTCTATCAGTAAGTGACTCTAAATTTGATCCCAAAATATATAGAGTTGGTTGCTttgattattaagcatgatttgccTTTTTCATTTGTTCAATATGATGGTGTAAGACAATTACATCAGTACTTGCGTGGTGGTGTACCATCTATATCTAGAAATACTGTTAAGGCAGATTTAGTTAAGATGCAta
This window of the Corylus avellana chromosome ca5, CavTom2PMs-1.0 genome carries:
- the LOC132181343 gene encoding peroxidase P7-like; this encodes MDTHLFVTIFCVLSVLGCGLGANAQLSPNFYGARCPRLQIIVRDAMRQAVIREPRLGASILRLFFHDCFVNGCDASLLLDDTPSFTGEKNAFPNRNSARGFEVIDAIKTRVEAACNATVSCADILALAARDGVVLLGGPSWTVPLGRRDARTASQSAANDQLPSPFADLGILISKFAAKGLNARDMTALSGGHTIGLARCTTFRTHIYNETNIDPNFATTRRASCPASGGDDNLAPLDSRTSNRFDNSYYRDLVGKRGLLHSDQELFNAGSQDALVRTYSNNVAAFAFDFAAAMLKMSKITPLTGTDGEIRGNCRVVN